In Harpia harpyja isolate bHarHar1 chromosome 17, bHarHar1 primary haplotype, whole genome shotgun sequence, the genomic window TTTagtcttcttggttttttttctttctaggacTTATTAATAACACCTTGCTTGCTGTGTACCCATAAGTCTCTTGCTATCAGCTCCGTAAATCAGGGTCCATGAACTCTTCTGTCTCACAGGAAGTATTTAATTGTGGAGGATGCAGGGCCAGCCTCAGTGGAGCTTCTCACCTTCAGCCTCACCACAGCTCCAGGATTTGTTTCCCGTGCAGGGCCCTATCCAAattttttgctggaaaacaaaaccTCCAAGGCATTGTCTTGCTTTCAATTGGCCAAATCTAATTATACAGAATAACATAATGCAATCAGTGTCTGGCATTAAAGCTTGCGTCTTAAAAAGCTCTTTGTTGCTGCAGTAAAGGCAGGGTCATATGATTAGCTGATAAGGGAAAAATCCATTAGCTTCTCTGGGGTCGGACGTCTTGTCAATCAAACCCCGCTTGCTGTTTCCTGGTGCAGTGATTTCAGCACACAGCACTCATGCCCTGCAGTCAGTCTCCACACAATCCAATTTATTAGAGGAGTCATAGCAGCCAagctttgcttctgccttttaTTGGACAACAGCAGACCACGAATTAGCAGCAGAACTGGAATTGTGTGAATCCTGTTATTTTTGGCCGGCAGACTTTACTCTGAAgtgcttcagtttcattttgcagACTTCCTTCAGGCTAGGCTTTGCTTTCAAGGCAATCAAAACACAGCTCGCTCAGACCCTGCGAGTGTCACCCTGCGTTTTGAGACTACAgcggggttttttgggggagagCTGGATGTGAAATCATGCCCCGCGTCCCTAGTGTGGCCGAGTCGGGGTGGCTCAGCTGGGTCATGAGTCATGGTGGACCACAGGTCCGGTGTCAGAGCCACAGCTCCTCAGGAGTTGTCAGATCCCAGAAATAGGAAATGTCTTCAAAGGATCTTAATTAGCTGCTCGGCCACATGCTGGGCTTTCATGTGAAATCCCGACCTAAACAAATTTATCTTCCTGCCACCAGCTGTGATGTGGGGAATATGACTCTGGCTCTTCCAACACTTGACTAAGCTCATGAGGGGTCCAAGAGAGAAGCCCCTCTGCTTTAACAGAATCTGAACCAGGTCCTATGTCTGGGCATGATGTGACCAAGGAAATCCTTGAGCCCCAAATTGCCATGGTGTGGCAGaatattttaggaaagaattacTCCATAAATGCCCCTCTTCCCAGATGGCTCCTGCTGGTCCCTGACGGGGGTAGTGTGTTGGTCAAGGTGGACTTTCAACCCAGTGCAGATGTTTGCATGGCATGACCCCACTCTGCAGCTCCTGTTTCTAAAATTGACAAAGACGACAATGAGGGCTGAAGGGATCATGCAGCTTTTGGGGAAATTCAGGTCTGCATCCAAAGTCTGGGCTCACTTCTAGCTTGATTCAAGATGGCTCATGAGGAACATGCTCCTTCAACAAAAAGAGATGGTGGGCCAGAAGAAACCTCTGCAGTGAGCGGAGGCAGAAGGGCAGTCAACATCCCGCTTACACTCAGCCAGACACGTTTAATCCATGGCAGAGGTGATGGTGTGGCTACATGTGGACACCAGTGAGAGCAAGACCAGAGATCTGCTGTTGGAGCAAAGCGAGAATTCATACCCCAACCATTACTCACGTTGGCCTGGACCAGGATTTCGTGACTGGCGATTTGAAGGGAAGCTCATCGATGACGGTGTTGTTCCTCAGGTCCAGCGGCGATGGCTTtgctggggaggggaaaagccTTTATTCAGAGGCAGCGTGTTCCTACAATTCAGCATCCATGACCAGCATGAAAGGGTCCCCAACAAATTGTTGATTGCTTCCCATTCTGCTAATcagccccccagccctccttGCTGATGACAAATACCCCCAACCAAAATCCCTGCACTCATTTATGCCAGGACTGGGGGAAAACAGTGAATTTGTACCTCTGACCCACAGCCCTAAAGTGGACGGGTGGCCCCAAAAGGGGAATGTGCCTCCCATGGAATGGAGATCTGCTAAAAATTTCCACACCCCAGAGTATAATAAACCCATTCATTAGGGAGCTGTGATAACCCACCAGATGGGAAAAAGACCAGGCTCTATCAGCCTTGAGCTGCCTCCAGCCAGAGCGTTTCCCCACAGGGAATGGGAAAGGACATCTGCAGGATAACATGAAAGTTCTTCTCATCACGGATGGTTCATTAGGTGGAAGAGAAGAGCGCTGCACTCCAGTCCTAGCCCTTGCCTAGTGTGTTGATGGGGCTAGGTGTTGAGACCCTAATGGTGGAAGCCCTCCTTCTCAGCATCTCCTTGGTGACCTGTCAGGCAATGGTTTGGGGAGGGATTTGGAGGATGCAGTCAAAGCCCTGAGGGAAGAACTGCCTCGAGCCAGCCAGTAGGAAACAGTAGGAGAAATTTGGGTCATCTGAATACAACACAGAGATTTTGGGGTGGAGCGTAAGGAGGGGTGCAGGCAAAGGGAGTGAGATCCTGCCTGTGACATGCATCTCCTGTAAAGACCAGGAAGGGCTTGAGATGGGCTCTTCAAGCACCATGAAAGCTGCATTTGCACCATAGTCGTCCTGAAAGAGGAAGGGGATAGGGAAGATCTGAAGGGTCTGACTGTGCTGGCCATAGCAAAGCACACTCCACATAGGATTCTACTGCGTGTGCACAATATGACAGATGTAGTCTGAAGTATTACAAGAACGGAAGGGTTCCTGGAAAGATTTGCCCACAAACAACCATTCTTACCTTTCCGGTCGGGTTTGAGGTTGCGGTTCACTGGTGGGGGCTGGATCTCACTCAACCGTCTGTGGCACTGTGCCATGGCTCCTCCTTTATGCACGGGGAGGGTGGCCGAGGACAACCCCACCAGGTCAAAGTGATGCGGCCCAGGGCTCATGGGGATGTAGAGATTTTGGGCATTGTCGTTGGCTTTCTCGGTGTGGATCAAGGGTGAGGAACCGGGGTTCATGGGGACATAGTTGTCCTCGGAGTCGGTGCTGTGGGAGCGGGCCACCACTGCCTTGGCTTGCTGGGGGACAAGTGGGAGGACGTGCTGTGAGGATCAGACACTACTCAACCCCATCCCGCTACAAACCCCTTCATCTCATCATCACCGAACACACATCTGAGGTGGGACCAGCTCTAAAATGTCAGCACAGAGGGAAGGGATGGTCTGTCCCGTCCTCAGCCATCAGTTTGCACTGAGATGGTCTACCTCAGCTGTTTCCAAGACATTGCAACATCCTGAGTTCAGGGAAAGGTCTTAATTGGCCAGAGTTGAGCCTCTTCTCATCATCAGAGTGAGCTGCAGAAGCATGCTTAACCTGGAAAGTCATTTTTTCCCTGGGCTCTGGCCATGACTAAAATGCAATATGAAAGGCTGCTTTAATGTCATTTCCAGCTCAGGAAGTCTTAGAAAGTGTACAAAAGAGGCTGTTCTGGCAATACGTCAAAATTCAGCTCAGCAGCATCCCAGGCTTTCAGGAAGAAGCCAAACTCCTGGGTGATTTTTTTGGGTCAAAGCTCCAGGCAGACATACTCTGTGGAAGCACCTAAAGCAAAACTCTGCATGCGGTGCTGGGTGAGGTGGTTGTCCCTCCATCTCTACCCTGCAGGCCACAATGGTTTTAACTGAAATCAGTAATAAAACCCTTTTGGACTTAACTctgcaggactgggctgtgaGGTCCAACCTGGAACCGACTCCTCTCTGAATCTATAAGGTGCAAATGGTGCCTTTAGTGTGGTGGCCGACACCAAGGCCAACTCACCAGGTAGGAGTTGTACCCATCATTCATTGACTCGACTGACTGCACAGCGCTGCCTCCCCCGTGCTGGGGGTATTCGTACGTCTCGCAAGAAGAAGCTGCAACACAACCACAAATGCACAATGTGTCCCAACGCAACTGCTAGTAAAAGGGGCCCTTGAAAACAAAATCCAGGTACTGGGAGGGCAGTATCTATTCCTGATGATTGAGACGCTGATGGGAAGACATGGTTTTTAGCCCGTGACAGACTCCCTGCTATGCTCACTCCCAATTAGCATCTCTCTGATGCGTCCACGCAACTGCATGTGCCACGCGGACCTAACCTGGTTCTGTCAAAGTGCTGCAAAATCCCAGGGGTAAAGATGTCAGATAAGGTAGATCACGGCGACAAAACTGTGTTAAGGGAGAGCTCCGTTACAGCTCGCTCAGCAGATGTAAAGCCTCCGGTAAGGGGAGGATGGGGTGAGGAGGGGGTGCTAAGCTCTTAGACTGGTCTGTCTACTGCTGAGCATGGGTCTGATCTCAGCCTAAATGTTGGTATTTAGGTAGGAGGAGATGGAAGAGGCATTTCAGGGATCTGTGTGTATCATTTACAGTATGTTTTCTCTCCAACCACCTCTTCTAAGTTACCTTGCAACTATCTCATCCTGGGCACAACGTTTGGAAAGGGCACATTCATCCATAGCCCATCCATGGCCAATGGGAAGGGCGGCTCTGCTGCACTGGGGATGTTGGGTCTTGTAGATGTGCAAAATTACATCCCTGTCTGGTGAGCAAAACCAAGGCAGCTCCAGGCTGAAGTACGTTCTGATAAACCTGGTGACGAATTGAAGTAAAAGCAAGGTAAAAAAGGCTGATATCACCAAAATCTGGTGAAAGGCTGCATGGGcaagcaggtttggggttttggttcaACGTACAACACAGCCAAAAGCCAGCTGAGCTGCTCCGGTGAGCAGAGCCCTGGGGATGCCTCTCTATGCCTGTTGCATACAAAAACCGAGGCCAGATCCTGACTGGGGAGAGCTTCTTTGTGTTCAGTCCCCTGGTTGATGCCAACAGCTAAGCCAGCCCTACCGCAACCCAGTAGGATTGACCTGTCCAAGACTGCTAGACCCAACAAAgccacccccagctccccacccccaaattcaCCTCGGTGCAGCCTGCTGTTCTCCACCGCTGGCAGCGTGTTTCTCCGGGGAATGGTGGCTGCCATGGGGGCCAGCCCTAAGCTTTCACCGGGTTGGGGCCGCTGGGGTGGGCTGCCCCACCGTGGCTCCGTCTGCCCGGGTTTCGGGGGCCGCGGGGGTGGTGCAGCGGGCGAGTCGCTGGCGGCCACAGCCAGAGCATTGTGGTTCTTGTCCAGTGTAAATGTCCTGGGGATCTGGTAGACAGAGAGCGGGGTGGCAGGGATGTCATAGGAGTCCATGGAGAGCTCCCCAAACTCCTTGCATAGGGTGTTGTTGGGAGTCTTGTAGGTGTAGACCTCCTCGTTATCGGTTTCGGAGCTGGTGAGGCTCGATTTGGGGTGGGTGTAGGAACCGAAGGCGCGTGGGAGGTCATATGCACTGTCCCTGAAGTCCGAGTTGTGCCGGCTGGGTTTTGGCAGGCTGTAAAAGCCGTGGAGCTGCCCACCAACTCCGTTCACGCAGTGCCCGTTGCCCTGTGAGAGCTTCTGGACCGCTGTGTCACTCCGCATGAAGAAGGCGGACCTTGTGGCCTGGGAGAAGCTGGCGCTTCTGCAGACGAAAGGGAGAAAGGGGCTGAGAAGGGGGGGGAGCCGGTCCTGGGGTGCACAGAGCTCTGCTCCCCCCATTTGTCACCTTCCCAACCCGCATTGCCCAACCCCAGGGCAATGGGAACAACTCAGACCCCTCCAAACATGCCCACAACCCATTTTATCCTGAAACACCTTCAAAATGCCTCTGTCATGGGTGGGAGGTACCTGCACCCTGCTCCATGATAAGGCTATGAGCAAGAACAAGCCTTTTATCCAGATATAAATTGCTCCAAAAGGGCAATTTTCACACCAGCTGACAGTGACCCAAGACACGGCTGTAAAAAGCCACCCCATCAGCATCGCCATCACGCATTGGCCGCCCATCCACAGTGCAGGAGGGAGGCTTACTCTCACCTCTGCCTCGCAAATGTTTTCGAGAGGGACTGGAAAAATTCATGATGGGGATTATTTCAAAGCCTCCAGCCATGCCACCACCCTGTCCTCTTGCGGGGCAAGCCCTGGGGAGGTGAGGGCAGTCCCCAGCTGGGGTTTGGAGTTTGCAACCCTGATCCGCAGGGGAGGAGGAATGAACCTCAGGGCTGAATTCAGATTTATAAAAGGCCTCGAGTCCCACAGGGTGAGCAGGGCATCATGGTCACTAGGTCTGTGCCTTGCTAATAATTCCTTGATTTGTATCGTGGACGTGCCCAGGGACACTAGCCAGGATGGAGGATGAGCACTGGGGAGACCCTGATCCTCTAACAACTGCTTGTTAGCCACCGCTCCTCCACTGATTCCCTCCAAGGTGTTTCGTCTCTTGTTTTATCCCTCCTACTGCTTCCTCTATCAACACTCCAATGTTGCAGAAGACGATGAGCCCCATGGGATTGGCTTTCTGCATCCATAACCCCAGTAGATGACATTTTCTCGAGTCAGGGGATGCTTGAATTGGCCACTTGGGacttttctttcccccatcctcAACCCCTGCCACCACAAAGCAGCTCCCCATCCTGCAAGACTTGGGGAAATGTGAGCATTGCATTGGAAGTGCTGGGACACGAGGGCAAGATGCGGCAGAGCTGAGCACGGGTGATAACGATACCTTCCCTGAGCTGGCTGAAGCAGCGTGGAAGAAGAAGATATGGCAAAGCTCCAAAAAAGGGTTACCCTGCCATGAAGAGCTAATGCATATGCACCAGGAGACGGTGAGAGGTAGCCTTGGGCTGTGTCTTTTTGCTCGCAGAGGTATAACCATGAGTGGGTCAGGCTTTTAGGGACCACACGCTCACAGCCAGAAAGAGCTCAGCCAGCCCCATGTAAACATCTCCCCGTGGAAGAGAGTTCTGCCCTGTATCAATCACCATgctgggaaaaagggaaatggtTATGGGGGGGGTTTCCAGTTGCAGCAAATCACTGGGGAAGTTCCAGCCCTATGGGAaaagctgggagatgctggtttACAGGACTCCAGCGGGGTTAGTACTCTGCAGGGACAACAGGGACTCTGTTTCATGGAGCCAGCACGAGATGGCGCTCAGAAATAGGgcttatttggggaaaaaacaagcgATGCTGTGATATGACAAATCTCTGCCGCCTTTGGAACTCAGTCTGCATTTGGAACTCAGTCTGCCCGGGAGACGTTTGGGCTCTGGCAGGGTCTTTTCGGCAGAGGACTTGAAACATCTCATGGGTTAATTATTCAGCATTGCCTGCCAATTAGCTACTATTACCCTCATTTTATGGATGAGTAAAGTAAGAGCTCAGGAGCTGGAAGGGGAGGGATTCCCAGGAGTCCTGCAGCCTGGCCCCGTGCATTGGGCATTGATTAGGGCAATTATTTCTGGCCCAGTTGCAGAAGCTGCCGCTGGCCAGTTTTTCTCTGCCCACCAAAGCATTGGTGCTCGCTCCCTCCTCCTCCGGGTCCCAGCCACGCTCAGGCTCTCGGAGGGTGGCTTTTAGGTATCCTCATAGCTAGAGCGTCAGAGGgcctttttttaaacactgttccATTAAGTCCATCTgaagttaatttttctgagcCTTTTTCAGTTGTTGTTTTTCGGGTAGggaaaggcagctgcagcagcaaagcccagtggaggctgcagcctgggctctgcTCTCACCCCACGCCAGCTGGGCTCCGactgctgctccctccctcccttctcaccGCTCCCGCGAGCCAAAACCCTTCACGTCAAAAAAACTCCTTGCTATTTAAGGCAACCGGCTGGGTCCGGAGGCAGAGAGCTGTCGCTCGCTCAGAAATACCACACTGTGCACCAAGGGCTGCCACGAAGCCCAGCGAGCTCTGGAAGGGATGATCGGCAGAGTGGTGCAAACCCTGCCCATCCCtctggttgtgtttttttctgattaaaggCAGGAATTAGGGCCTTGTCTGCAGGATTACaaagtggttgaggttggaagggacctctagaagTCATCTGGTCTAAcgctcctgctcaagcagggccacctagagctggttgcccaggaccgtgtccagatggcttttgaatatctccagggatggagactccacaacctccctgggcaacctgtgcccgtgctcggtcaccctcacagtgaaaaagtgtttcctgatgttcagaaggaccctcctgtgtttcagtttgtgcccattgcctctggtcctggcactgggcaccgctgacaagagcctggctccgtcttcttcGCATCCTCCCCACAGGTATTCATATACATTGATGACATCCTCCCCgagtcttctcttctctaggctgaacagatccagctctctcagcctttcctcttaggagagatgctccagtctcttcagcatcttcatggccctttgctgaaCTCTCTCCAGACTGTCCATGTCTCTTGTACAggggagctcagaactggacccagcactccagatgtggcctcatcagtgttgagtagaggggaaggatcgccTGCCTTGCCCTGCTGGCAATATCtggcctaatgcagcccaggataccatttgctTCCATGGCTGCAAGGacccattgctggctcatgttcagcttggtgtccaccaggacccccaggtccttttctgccaagatGCTTTCCATCTGGATGGCCACCAGCATATAtaggtgcctggggttgttcctgcccaggtgcaggactttacacttctcccggttgaacttcatgaggttcctgctgGCCCATTTCTCAAActtgttgaggtccctctggtgtatcagcatAACCCTCGTGgtatatcagccactcctcccagcttggtgtcatcagcaaactggctgagggtacactctgccccatcatccagatcattaatgaagatgttaaacaggactggacccagtattgacccctggggtacactgctagtgactggcctccaactagactctGGGCCAccgatcaccaccctctgggtccAGCCATTGAGCCAGTTTCTAATACAACCCAGAAAGCCAGGAAAGCTGTGAGCTCGCTCAGGAGGTCACCACTCCGACCTCCTCCTCCCAACTGTGATGAGATGAGACCATCACTCAGGGCTTTCTCCAGGTGGGTTTTGCagacctccaaggatggaggtggGTCGAGCCACtcacccccagccctccctcagcTGCCCCTGAGGTTTGCTCCCAGGTGGGCTACAATACCTTGCGTTTTCTGACTTTCTGCTCATACACTGGTGGAGGAAAAGGTAGTCCTGGGGGGCACTGGCGGACAGGGTGCTCTGGAGGTGGCCGGCGGGCGAGTCGAAGGTGAACAGGGTGGGCTGGCTGGAGTGGGACGGCGCTGAGGACTTGCGCTCTCGCAGCAGGTGGTGGCTGGCACTGCTGAGTTCTGCCGGGGAGGACCGCGGTGCATGGTTCATGGAGGCGATGCTCCTCAGGGTATCtgtgaagggaaaaaacataCCAGTAAGCGGCCAGATGCAGTGACCCCACAGCCTGTGTTGccagaattttcctttcttaaatgcTGCGGCATTTATGGAGGTCAGTGGGTTTTGCTTATGGCTCTGAGTGATGCGCTCAGCAGCAGACTCCTCTACCTGGAGCACATGCAACTACAGGTACCATGtagggaaataaatattttatcatattttaaaattttatcaaaTTTTATCACATGCTTAGTAGCTTGCAGGGATGTCTGGGGGATGTCAGCCCAATTCACAGGGAGCTCAGTGGGTTGTTATAACCtggttaaaaaggaaaaggaagagaagagcttTCACACCGCAGTTTCTGCTTATTCTGTCTTTTCTTAAAGACCTTTTGTAGGTGGCTTTAGCAATGTGATTAAAGTCATCCCCACCCTCCTGTGTAAGGGCATCACTGCTATCCTTTTACAGTTGGGTAAACTGAGGCCAGGGAATGTGGATGGACATAATGACagcagagatgaaaaatattCCCACGTTCCCCAGTTCTCTATTAAATTTGTGACCTCAAAAGAgttccagctgttttctgctaGTAAAATGGGATGCAGACCCAACGCATGACTCCTAGTGCCTGCTCCCCTTGCTCAAGgagaaatacactttaaaatattaaattcatttCAACAGAGAATATCCCAGAGGTCAGGAATAATCACCTGACGACTCCAGCCCTCTAATAAATGTGCTCCAAGAATTTGAACCTGGGATGAATTTTTACAGCCAAGCTGTAAACCcccattacaagaaaaaaaaacctacaccAAGCCCCAGAAGACTCATAAGCTGCAGAATATTTTGGGAAAGCTGATCCATCTCTGGCTGCAGAAGACCATGCAGAAGACAATGCATGGTGTCCCTGCCGTGCATGCCCTCCTGGCATGTGAAAACCACTCATTGCAGTTCACTGAAGTCACCCTTTATAATAGTTGTGATTTACATTTATTTGATGCTGatgcaaaatgcagaaaagaccCAAACCCTAACAAAAAGGCCATCTTTCCCTGGGTAAATCCACCCATTTTCTGGCTGCCATTGATTTAGGGATTGCTCCCAGGTTTCCCCCAACACGATGTCCACCTGCTCTTCAAATTTGACTTCAGACACCCATAAGGGAACCTGCTCCGACATGGGCATGAGGGGGATTTTACAGATTTCCAAcctctttttttcattccttccctCAAATCCCAGAACCTACCAGAAATTTTGGGCCTGACCCTCTTACACTGCAGATAAATGAGTTCTCTGTGAAATGACTGTCATGGCTCGGACAAGGAGGTGCTGCGCACAGGGTGATTTTTCACTGACTTCTGAATCATGTCAAGATACAAAATCGATCTGTCTGCTGCTCGTTCATTGctgctacattttttttcctggcgTTACTGCAAACTTCACCCGATGCAGAAAAAGTACATTAATAAAAGCCAAAGAGTGTGGCTCGACTCTTGTTGTTTGGTTTGTGCTAAACACAGAAAGGATCAATATTTAACATTGACATTAATACTGGGGGATGAGAGCTTAGAACTCCAATTCCTATCTTCTTTGCATGGGCATTAAAGATCCCTCGGTGCTTTTCATGGGAGTAAATGGCCGTCTCGGTGTCCTTGGACAAAACAGTGCCTTGACCCTcattcttattaaatatttatccCATAGCACTGCAGACTGTTCCCCATCGGAAAAAGAGTCTTGAGAGCTCTGTGAGTCCCAAATGTCAGTCCCAAATCAAGTGCTCTGAGATCAGCCAGTGTGGTAGAGTCCACACCCACATTGCTACCAAAACCAGGGTGGCTGCACCCAAAGTGCCTCTCAGGAACAGCCCCCCGGTCTTGCTGCCTCCTGAATCACAACCAGGAATTGCCCATGACATTGGGCTTTGGCCAAGACTCTTCCAAGGATGGTATGAGGATGGCAGGTTAGTTTTATGTCCCCATCCCAGCATGAAGGTCGCCTCTGGGGACAACTGTGAACTGCGCTGGGTTGGGGTCCGTCTGCTCTGAGCAGTCCTCCAACACTATCGCTGTGGGCTCTGCACTTGCCGTTGCATGGAAAAGCCATGGCAGGCCAAAATACACTCAGGAGTCAGAAATTACAGTGATTTATTTGTGCCAACAGAGCCTAAGGAGAGAGATGGGGCTGCACAGAGGGGATGGTCCCCAGCACCACCCCAGGGCACAGAAAATTCAAATCACAACACTTTGAGGAGCCCAGTGAACCCCACACTGCCAGGACACCCTAATCTTTTCCCAAAAATCAGTCTGATTTGGGAAAACCAGAGAGCGCAGTGCAAAAGACGTGCTCATTGAAAGCAGGATGAATTACTCCACAGTTACTCCAACCACATAAAAGAAAACAGGGGACAAAGGGGAGAAGGTGGCAATGCCCGGTAAAAGCACATCGCTTCCCTGGGGGAAGCCGCTCTATCGGCGTCCGCAttgattttcaaaattaattcccAGCTCGCTTCCCACAGCGACCCGGCCACCGAGAGCATTAGCGAGAGCCAATTCAGGAGTCACGTACTCCATTAGGTCTGTGAGATGAACTCTGTAATAGCAGGTGAGAGATGGATTGCTTCACGGGGCTGGGAGGGTATTGCAAGTACTGGGAAGATAAATCCTGTGGCTGCAGAAGGGGACTGCCAAGATTGCTCTGTATTTTttatgttgtggggttttttttcactagaaAAAAGGGCAGCTCATGCGCCCGGGTCACATGCTGATGATGGGTCCTGCTGGGGGGCAGAAACAGAGGTGAGAAAGGAAATCGAGGcagaaaaatagtatttgatCACTAGTACATGCTAAAGGGAAAAGTCAAGACATTTGTGCTTTCACATTGGCCTGAAACAGAGACAGGGTAAGGCGTACAAGGTGAATTATGAGCCAGAGGTCCCAAAGACATTTCAACTCACCATGCTACAGTGCCCAGCTCCCAAGCAATGAGGACCAACGCTCCTTTCCCATGTCCATGCAGGGCACTTAGTGACTAACCTCCGGGGCGTCCCATCCAGACGCCTCCAGGTGTCAGTCCCACCCGCATCATGACCGAAGATGCTCAACTCAGTCCGACCACGAGCCAAAAAGAATGATGCTTCTCCATCCCTCACAGCCATCCACCTCGGGGTCGTGGATAAACCCGTGGCCCTCCTTCATTCAACAGCGTAGACGTAGCCTTCAAATCCCTTGGCTTTATGTTGAGAACTTGAGTTTATGTTGAGGGAATGTGTCAAATACAGCCAAGGAGGGATAAGATCCTGTTCCAGTTCCTATTGCCATTCCCAGGGGGGAAGAGTTAAGGTTATGTAGTGGGGCCATGTGGGAAGTTTCAGCTTAACCCCACGTTTCCTGGCTGGTTCTCCTCTGAGTTCAGGGAACTGGACTCTCACGGTCTGGAAAAGGCGGCGTTGGACGCCCACAACTTAAAATTTGATGTCA contains:
- the GAB2 gene encoding GRB2-associated-binding protein 2: MSGGEVVCSGWLRKSPPEKKLRRYAWKKRWFVLRSGRMSGDPDVLEYYKNDHSKKPLRVINLNFCEQVDAGLTFNKKELQDSYIFDIKTSDRTFYLVAETEDDMNKWVRSICQICGFNQSEENTDTLRSIASMNHAPRSSPAELSSASHHLLRERKSSAPSHSSQPTLFTFDSPAGHLQSTLSASAPQDYLFLHQCMSRKSENARSASFSQATRSAFFMRSDTAVQKLSQGNGHCVNGVGGQLHGFYSLPKPSRHNSDFRDSAYDLPRAFGSYTHPKSSLTSSETDNEEVYTYKTPNNTLCKEFGELSMDSYDIPATPLSVYQIPRTFTLDKNHNALAVAASDSPAAPPPRPPKPGQTEPRWGSPPQRPQPGESLGLAPMAATIPRRNTLPAVENSRLHRASSCETYEYPQHGGGSAVQSVESMNDGYNSYLQAKAVVARSHSTDSEDNYVPMNPGSSPLIHTEKANDNAQNLYIPMSPGPHHFDLVGLSSATLPVHKGGAMAQCHRRLSEIQPPPVNRNLKPDRKAKPSPLDLRNNTVIDELPFKSPVTKSWSRPTQTFNAGSLQYCRPVSSQSITSTDSGDSEENYVAMQNPISASPVPSGTNSPAPKKSSGSVDYLALDFQPSSPGPHRKPSTSSVASDEKVDYVQVDKEKTQALQSTMQEWTDVRQSSEPAKSTKQ